One window of the Candidatus Spechtbacteria bacterium genome contains the following:
- a CDS encoding 2,3-bisphosphoglycerate-independent phosphoglycerate mutase: MPDKKKFILAILDGWGIAPQRPGNAVFEAKTPTMDVLTRSYPYFLLQASGIGVGLPWGEEGNSEVGHLNIGAGKIVFQYLPRIIAAIRDGSFFQNPAFLKATNHVRQNNSTLHMMGLLSSGSVHSYIDHLYSLLTLAKQQEIDNVVVHVFTDGKDSPPTEGATFIRNLQERMSSEQTGAMGTIMGRNYAMDRNQRWELTRRAYNLLTKGIGNKTTDPVAYLQNSYAQGINDTDIEPAVIVPPNSPDQPPALIKDNDAIIFFNFREDSARQLTRIFVMPPAQENIEVEEGEAYQQLKNIVFVGLTNYDPLLPIDVAFMNETIAWPLGRVLSKAGYHQLHIAETEKYAHVTYFLNGQQERPFEGEERQLIPSVGTPHYDQFPEMGAPKITQYIEEHFSRFDCAIVNYANADMLGHTGNLAATIEGVRTVDTCINRLLALAQGNDAYLFITADHGNAEQMRDPRTATIRTQHTVNPVPFLVVHESLRHHGMFVGIAGQEPTGLLSDVAPTILHLINILPPPTMTGKNLLAG; this comes from the coding sequence ATGCCTGACAAAAAAAAATTTATTCTAGCCATTCTTGACGGATGGGGAATTGCGCCGCAGCGTCCGGGCAATGCCGTTTTTGAAGCAAAAACACCAACAATGGACGTTCTTACGAGGAGTTATCCTTATTTTTTACTGCAAGCATCTGGTATCGGCGTTGGTCTTCCGTGGGGAGAGGAAGGAAATAGCGAAGTTGGACACCTTAATATCGGCGCCGGCAAAATTGTATTTCAATACCTTCCTCGCATTATTGCCGCTATCCGCGATGGATCTTTTTTTCAGAACCCTGCATTTCTAAAGGCAACCAACCATGTGAGACAAAATAATTCTACCCTTCACATGATGGGCCTTTTATCTTCAGGCAGCGTACATAGCTATATTGACCATCTTTATTCGCTTCTCACCCTAGCAAAACAACAAGAAATCGACAATGTCGTTGTGCATGTATTCACTGACGGCAAGGATAGCCCCCCAACCGAAGGAGCGACGTTTATACGCAATTTGCAAGAACGTATGAGCTCAGAACAGACGGGGGCTATGGGCACTATAATGGGCAGAAACTACGCGATGGACCGTAATCAGCGCTGGGAGTTAACGCGCCGCGCGTACAATTTGCTCACAAAAGGTATTGGAAATAAAACCACCGATCCCGTCGCCTATCTTCAAAATTCGTATGCTCAAGGGATTAATGATACCGATATCGAACCGGCTGTCATTGTGCCGCCTAACAGTCCCGATCAACCCCCTGCTTTAATAAAAGACAATGATGCTATCATTTTTTTTAATTTCCGCGAGGATAGCGCGCGACAGCTAACGCGAATATTTGTGATGCCGCCAGCGCAAGAAAATATCGAGGTTGAGGAAGGAGAGGCATACCAACAACTAAAAAACATAGTATTTGTTGGATTGACAAATTACGATCCGCTTCTTCCTATTGATGTTGCGTTTATGAATGAAACCATTGCTTGGCCGCTAGGGCGCGTCCTATCAAAGGCGGGATATCACCAGCTTCATATTGCAGAAACCGAAAAATATGCGCACGTGACATACTTTCTAAATGGCCAACAGGAAAGGCCATTCGAGGGCGAAGAGCGCCAGCTTATTCCGTCGGTAGGCACGCCGCACTACGACCAGTTCCCCGAAATGGGCGCGCCGAAGATAACGCAATATATAGAAGAGCACTTCAGTAGGTTCGACTGCGCGATAGTAAACTATGCAAACGCCGACATGCTGGGGCACACCGGCAACCTTGCCGCAACGATTGAGGGCGTGCGTACGGTGGACACATGCATCAATCGGCTGCTTGCTCTAGCGCAGGGGAATGATGCCTATCTTTTTATCACCGCGGACCACGGCAACGCGGAGCAGATGCGCGACCCGCGCACAGCAACCATACGCACACAACACACCGTAAACCCCGTTCCCTTCTTGGTGGTACACGAGTCGCTACGCCATCATGGCATGTTCGTAGGCATTGCGGGACAGGAGCCAACGGGGTTGCTTTCAGATGTAGCGCCCACTATTTTGCATCTAATAAATAT